A window of Microtus ochrogaster isolate Prairie Vole_2 unplaced genomic scaffold, MicOch1.0 UNK116, whole genome shotgun sequence genomic DNA:
ATACAATGAGATCGCAGAGTTTTCTACTAATCCACATCTCCTGCCACACAGTTCAAATCTCCATTCATGTCCTCTGTGCAGCGATCTGTATAAAGAACCAAAGTTGAGGACACTCAAAGTCTATTTCTTTTTCCCACCTTAGGTGTCTCTCCAGTGGTAGCCTTGGATTGGCGGAAGATTGCTTTCAACGGGTCTGCCTTTGGAAATCATCATCTTCCCCCTAACCTGAGTGTCTTTACTCTGTCCCTGTTATTGATAGAGGCTGTATGTCAAAAAAGGGAATTTTGTAACTACTGAACAGACAGTTGTCTTTGACTCTGCTAAGTTCCTCTCTGACCAAGTTAAAAAGGATAAAGATACTAGCCTGGACTAAGCAGAGGACTTAAGGTGAAAATTGGATAGGTGTCTATAGCTGTGTTTTAATCATGACTGGCTCAAAGAATAAGGCTAAAGCACAGgctaaactagaaaaaaaagcaagtgcACAAGCCAAAGCTATAGCAGAGAGGGAGGCTAGTCATGCAGGCAGAGCTTCAGGCAAAAACCGGGACAAAGGAAAAGCTAAGGGAGGAGCAAAAGCAGATGCAGTGGCCGAGATGAAGGCGGGGTCTAAGAGCAAGACTGAGATGAGAGAAGGGGCTAAGGGCCTAGGAAAAGGCTCCTCGGATTTCAGCCATAAGTCTGAGAACAAGGCTGCTAGAGCCACACGGAAAGAGAAGGCTAGTAGTGATACCTGGTTCTGGGCTGGGGAAGATTCTGGTCTCAATTCCTTGTTCTGGAAGGGAGAAGAGCTTAGTACTAATTCAGTTGCTAGGTgtgaaaataaaacttacaatGTTCCTCAGAGCCGTCCAGAGGAGTCAGAGCCTGCACCTAGGACCAGCCACAGGTCTAAGTCAgggccagaggaggaggaggaagagaatgttATTGGGAACTGGTTTTGGGAAGGAGATGACACTGGTTTTGATCCTGATCCTAAGCCTGTGTTCAGAATAATTAAACCTCAACCAGTGGatgaaattaatgaaaagaatAGGCCGAAGGACTGGTCTGAGGTTACCATTTGGCCTAAAGCTCctgctgtaattccagcagtgtTAGGTTTTATATCTAAGGATTCTTCTGAGGCAAGGCCCTCATCATATATTGTTCTGGCctcaaatgaagaagaaacttcAACAACAGCCTGCACTAAGAATGCTCGATCAAGTCTACAGCCTATACCTGAGTATCCATTTGGTTCTGATCCTTGCATCCAGACCTTAGATGAAATTAAACAGCAAATCAAGATCAGAGAAACTAATGGCATCAAGCCCTTTGCTTGCGCTTGCAAAATGGAGTGCTATTTAGATTCTCCAGAATTTGAAAAGCTTGTTAACATACTCAAGTCAACTACTGATCCCCTCATTCATAAAATAGCACAAATAGCAATGGGCATACATAAAGTTCATCCGTTTGCCCGGGAATTCATTAATGAAGTGGGTGTGGTGACACTTATTGAAAGCTTGCTCAGTTTTTCTTCCCCTGAGAGTAGAAATAAAACTGTTATTACTCTGAATTCTTCTGGGAATGACAGACAACACAAAGTGGAATTTCATGTTAGGCATATGTGTAAAGAAACTGTGTCTTTCCCCTTGAACTCACCTGGTCAGCAGTCTGGATTAAAGATAATAGGGCAGCTGACTACCGAGTCTGTCCATCACTACATTGTCGTGAGTTACTTTTCAGAACTTTTCCATTTGCTGTCCCAGGGAAATCGTAAGACTAGAAATCttgttttgaaagtatttttgaaTATGTCTGAAAATCCAAAGGCAGCCAGAGATATGATCAATATGAAGGCATTAGCAGCATTAAAACTCATCTTTAACCAAAAAGAGGCGAAAGCAAATCTTGTTAGTGCTGTAGCCATCTTTATTAACATAAAGGAGCATATTAGAAAGGGCTCAATTGTAGTAGCTGATCACATGAGTTACAATACTCTTACTGCCATATTCCGTGAAGTTAAATGCATTATTGAAAGAATGTAAAATGACCCAGAAACCAAAGAGAACACTGAACAGTGTCCAAATTCTGATTGGCTAAACATTCCCAAAGAGTTTTGCAAACTATTTTGGTAATAACTGCTTACACATTTTGTCTTAACATCTTTTTTCAAATTATTACCTGTGGCAGGTTCTAGCTgaaatctaaaacatttttgGCATAtcaaatgaatattaaatattgagaTAAGCAGGTTTGTTGATTTCTATCTTACCTAGATTAgcaaatttttaacattttctgacAGCTAAAATTGTGATCCAGCTGTCAGAAGTACAGTGTCTTGATGATTGATATCTGCTTAGATCTATTTGTGGCTCTAGATAGCAAAAAAGAAACTACTGGTCTTGTAATCTAGTTATAGAAATAAGGTGtatgaaaataaagatacttgATGGTACCTACCTTGTGTGCTTGTATacatgatatatacatacatatataaaaatacctATTTCCAAATGTGTCCTCCTGTTACGAACAAGAAGCAGATTAATACAGGCTATTAAATATAAGAGGGATTTCTATTACCCCTTATTCCAACTATGACAGACACTCATTACAGAACACAGTGAGGCTCAGAATTACACAAAATCTAgagtatatttaaatttcaaattcttaGACTGTTTCATCTATGTCAGTCATCTCAAAGCAAAAGGAGAAAGGCATGAAAAGGAAGTTGTCTACTCTTGTCAGATGCTTAGATTGACATAATATTTTACAAGTTTATTCCCTTTATGGCGATACTGTCAGTTAACTCACACTTTTGTTAATCTCATCCTAAACATTCCCTGGTCAGAATTGTAAccaataaatccttttttttcgAGCTCCTCCCAGCTAGCAGGTGGCACAGGTGATTTTCTTACTACATATACTACCTTAACACTCATTCCCCTTCTTAAGTGAGCACCTTCACAGCACAGAGACAAGCTTGGGTTTGGAAGTAGTTTGATTTTTGTGATGAATAATGTTCCCTACCAGGTTAACAGGTTTTAGCTTCCTCCAAGTGCACGTCCACTAGGCATTTGACCATCCTTGGCTAGATGTCAGGAGGAAAACCTGAGGTGGATATATGTACTTTACCAGGCAGTATGTGGGAAATTGATATCCAAAACTTTGTTGTGTGAATAAGAGGTAGATGTAGGGGTTGTAAAGAAAGTGAAGCTTGatcctgtctttctgtgtgtactTTTTTCAAAGAGCCAGAATCATTCTCTACACCAGTACTTTGCAATcatcctaatgctgtgaccctttaaaacagtttctcatgttgtggtgaccccaaccataaaattatttggttGCCACTTCACAacttattttgctactgttagaaatcgcactgtaaatatctgatatgcagaatatatgatatgcaacccctgtgaaagggctatTCAGCCCCCAGGagggtcatgatccacaggttcACAACCACTGACATACACTGTTTCATAGCATGCATTAAGAAAgcaaattacttttattttccttgcaaAGTCATGGCcataattttaaatgagttgtgaTTTATTCATGTATTACACAAAAGGTTAGAAATTTCTGATAGGCATGCCCATTTTCTGTATTTCAGTTTCCTAAAATTGAGGAATTTAGAGAGATTTATACCCAGAACTGCAGCTTTAGCAATATAGGGGAGGAAAACAAGGAGAGAGGTTGCTGTTTCATCTTCGAGGTAGTATTTTCTAGAAGTCTATTTTCCAGAAAGCTTCTTAGCACTTTGAGACTCAGGCTTGGTTTCTCCAACACTCACAGTAGGAATTGCAAACCCTAGTCTGAGATAATAGAGGAAAAGTCTTATGTATGGGATCAAGTTACCTGCTTGGAAATTTTCAGGCAAGAAATAAATCATACTTTAAGTACTATTTGTAACTTCTTGCCATACAACTATATTATGAACATTTTTCCATGTTAATATCCTACacaataattaaatcattttgtctttcttttcaaaataaagcgTGTTCTTCCATTCATATTTTTACATAGTGTACAAATTTATCCATTTCAAAAATTGGAGTATAGTATTCAATTTGCCTTTTCCACTAATAAGTTTTACAAATTAGTATATAAATCTACCATATGCTTTTATGATAACTTTATTGAAATGTAATTCACATACATTAAACTGAATATTTAAAGTACACAATTTTCATGACCCAGCCTTGAATCCTTTCCCTACATTATACTATAAAAGTTTTGTCATACAGAGAAATGCAAGCCATGTATAACTCACCCTTTTTCTCAAGCCATCTAAATCTTTgctcaaaagcaaataaacattcACATAAACCAATGGTTCCCTATACCTGTAGGAAATCTTGGTTCAGACTTCACATACCGTCATAAAGTGTACCATTTGATACATTTTGACATATATTGAACCATAACCATCACCAAAATGCCTCATTGTAATGCCTTATTCGTATCCTGAGGGAACTACTGACTTGCTTTCTAGCAACACAGTCTTAATTCTCTATAAAAGAAATCACGGAACATTTCCTCATTGGGAGGGGGTATTGGCTTATTGTCACTCaacataatttaattattttagtttcaTCCATGTTGTGTGTCTTAGTAGTCCATCAGATTTTAACGTCAAGTAATAGTCCACTGTGTCTACCATAGTTGGTTTATTCAGCCAGCTGTCAATTGGCATTGGGTTCTGAGTTGAGTTACAGAAAATAAAGCTGCTATCAGATTGATGTGCAAGtgtttctttggatatatactttTATTGGATCTGGATTTAAGACATGGGAATGGATATTGGGTTATACAGTGTGTTCTAACTTTTCCTTTCCCCAGAGTGGTACCAGTTTACACTGCAAAAACAGTATGTCAAGGTTATTCCTCTCCACCCTTGCCAATACTTCTTTATGAATTTGCCTAATAATTAAAGATGCTGGGTATTTCTCATGTATATTTGCCATCCGTATTTCTTCAGTTAAGTATTTGTAAatcttgtgtctttttaaaaccATTGTTTAAAAACGTGTTAGTGTTAAAAGGTACTAGAGTCTAGAATAACTTCGAACTTGTAgcaaccctcctgcttcagttcccaaGTGGCCTTACAAGCATGGGCCACTACACCCAGTTTTGCAAGAGGTTCtaggtttgtttttgtaaaatataatgaATACCAGAATGTTGCTAGAGAAATGTGTTGGAAATATTTTCACATAGCCTGTGCTAAGTCTATTCTCTTACAAAAGTTTTGATAAGcagtatttctttgttatttggcactttcttgaatttttttctactaAGTTTCACTCATTTTCTGACCCCACTCGGTTCTCTCATGCTCCTCCCTCGCCCACTGGAGCACTGTTTATCAACAAGTCTCCTTCCTACCTGCATGgatttttttaggttttattaataataattattttaatagtaaaataaatatttgattagtAATGATTTTACGACTGGGATttgctgtatatataataaatttttgtctagccaaaaaaaatattcattttatttatatatttagatttttccaggcagggtttctctgtagctttggagcctgtcctggaactagttcttgtagaccaggctggcctggaactcacagaaatctgcctgtctctgtctgctgattgctgggattaaaggtgtgcgctgtcACCACCCagcttatatttctttttttttttttNNNNNNNNNNNNNNNNNNNNNNNNNNNNNNNNNNNNNNNNNNNNNNNNNNNNNNNNNNNNNNNNNNNNNNNNNNNNNNNNNNNNNNNNNNNNNNNNNNNNNNNNNNNNNNNNNNNNNNNNNNNNNNNNNNNNNNNNNNNNNNNNNNNNNNNNNNNNNNNNNNNNNNNNNNNNNNNNNNNNNNNNNNNNNNNNNNNNNNNNNNNNNNNNNNNNNNNNNNNNNNNNNNNNNNNNNNNNNNNNNNNNNNNNNNNNNNNNNNNNNNNNNNNNNNNNNNNNNNNNNNNNNNNNNNNNNNNNNNNNNNNNNNNNNNNNNNNNNNNNNNNNNNNNNNNNNNNNNNNNNNNNNNNNNNNNNNNNNNNNNNNNNNNNNNNNNNNNNNNNNNNNNNNNNNNNNNNNNNNNNNNNNNNNNNNNNNNNNNNNNNNNNNNNNNNNNNNNNNNNNNNNNNNNNNNNNNNNNNNNNNNNNNNNNNNNNNNNNNNNNNNNNNNNNNNNNNNNNNNNNNNNNNNNNNNNNNNNNNNNNNNNNNNNNNNNNNNNNNNNNNNNNNNNNNNNNNNNNNNNNNNNNNNNNNNNNNNNNNNNNNNNNNNNNNNNNNNNNNNNNNNNNNNNNNNNNNNNNNNNNNNNNNNNNNNNNNNNNNNNNNNNNNNNNNNNNNNNNNNNNNNNNNNNNNNNNNNNNNNNNNNNNNNNNNNNNNNNNNNNNNNNNNNNNNNNNNNNNNNNNNNNNNNNNNNNNNNNNNNNNNNNNNNNNNNNNNNNNNNNNNNNNNNNNNNNNNNNNNNNNNNNNNNNNNNNNNNNNNNNNNNNNNNNNNNNNNNNNNNNNNNNNNNNNNNNNNNNNNNNNNNNNNNNNNNNNNNNNNNNNNNNNNNNNNNNNNNNNNNNNNNNNNNNNNNNNNNNNNNNNNNNNNNNNNNNNNNNNNNNNNNNNNNNNNNNNNNNNNNNNNNNNNNNNNNNNNNNNNNNNNNNNNNNNNNNNNNNNNNNNNNNNNNNNNNNNNNNNNNNNNNNNNNNNNNNNNNNNNNNNNNNNNNNNNNNNNNNNNNNNNNNNNNNNNNNNNNNNNNNNNNNNNNNNNNNNNNNNNNNNNNNNNNNNNNNNNNNNNNNNNNNNNNNNNNNNNNNNNNNNNNNNNNNNNNNNNNNNNNNNNNNNNNNNNNNNNNNNNNNNNNNNNNNNNNNNNNNNNNNNNNNNNNNNNNNNNNNNNNNNNNNNNNNNNNNNNNNNNNNNNNNNNNNNNNNNNNNNNNNNNNNNNNNNNNNNNNNNNNNNNNNNNNNNNNNNNNNNNNNNNNNNNNNNNNNNNNNNNNNNNNNNNNNNNNNNNNNNNNNNNNNNNNNNNNNNNNNNNNNNNNNNNNNNNNNNNNNNNNNNNNNNNNNNNNNNNNNNNNNNNNNNNNNNNNNNNNNNNNNNNNNNNNNNNNNNNNNNNNNNNNNNNNNNNNNNNNNNNNNNNNNNNNNNNNNNNNNNNNNNNNNNNNNNNNNNNNNNNNNNNNNNNNNNNNNNNNNNNNNNNNNNNNNNNNNNNNNNNNNNNNNNNNNNNNNNNNNNNNNNNNNNNNNNNNNNNNNNNNNNNNNNNNNNNNNNNNNNNNNNNNNNNNNNNNNNNNNNNNNNNNNNNNNNNNNNNNNNNNNNNNNNNNNNNNNNNNNNNNNNNNNNNNNNNNNNNNNNNNNNNNNNNNNNNNNNNNNNNNNNNNNNNNNNNNNNNNNNNNNNNNNNNNNNNNNNNNNNNNNNNNNNNNNNNNNNNNNNNNNNNNNNNNNNNNNNNNNNNNNNNNNNNNNNNNNNNNNNNNNNNNNNNNNNNNNNNNNNNNNNNNNNNNNNNNNNNNNNNNNNNNNNNNNNNNNNNNNNNNNNNNNNNNNNNNNNNNNNNNNNNNNNNNNNNNNNNNNNNN
This region includes:
- the Bhlhb9 gene encoding protein BHLHb9, which codes for MTGSKNKAKAQAKLEKKASAQAKAIAEREASHAGRASGKNRDKGKAKGGAKADAVAEMKAGSKSKTEMREGAKGLGKGSSDFSHKSENKAARATRKEKASSDTWFWAGEDSGLNSLFWKGEELSTNSVARCENKTYNVPQSRPEESEPAPRTSHRSKSGPEEEEEENVIGNWFWEGDDTGFDPDPKPVFRIIKPQPVDEINEKNRPKDWSEVTIWPKAPAVIPAVLGFISKDSSEARPSSYIVLASNEEETSTTACTKNARSSLQPIPEYPFGSDPCIQTLDEIKQQIKIRETNGIKPFACACKMECYLDSPEFEKLVNILKSTTDPLIHKIAQIAMGIHKVHPFAREFINEVGVVTLIESLLSFSSPESRNKTVITLNSSGNDRQHKVEFHVRHMCKETVSFPLNSPGQQSGLKIIGQLTTESVHHYIVVSYFSELFHLLSQGNRKTRNLVLKVFLNMSENPKAARDMINMKALAALKLIFNQKEAKANLVSAVAIFINIKEHIRKGSIVVADHMSYNTLTAIFREVKCIIERM